The following are encoded together in the Osmerus eperlanus chromosome 18, fOsmEpe2.1, whole genome shotgun sequence genome:
- the exosc2 gene encoding exosome complex component RRP4 has product MAVDMRLPTIRKQVSLSISSSVLDGKDLVVPGDVLTSDSGFMRGHGTYMDDEKLTASVAGEVERVNKLICVRPLKTRFNGEVGDVVVGRITEVQQKRWKVETNSRLDSVLLLSSVNLPGGELRRRSAEDELTMRDYLQEGDLISAEVQSVFSDGALSLHTRSLKYGKLGQGVLVQLSPSLIKRQKTHFHNLPCGASLILGNNGFVWLYPTPGQQAEEAGGYHTSLEPVSLSDREVISRLRNCLLALGAHMVLLYDTSVLYCYESSLPHQIKDILKPEVMEEIVMVTRQKLVEQEG; this is encoded by the exons ATGGCTGTTGACATGAGATTACCAACTATTCGTAAACAAGTGTCGTTATCAATCTCTTCGTCTGTTTTGGATGGAAAAGACCTTGTAGTTCCCGGTGATGTGCTTACTTCAGATTCCGGATTTATGAG GGGCCATGGCACGTACATGGATGATGAAAAATTAACAGCCTCTGTagcaggagaggtggagagggtcaaCAAACTGATCTGTGTGCGTCCTCTTAAGACAAG GTTCAATGGAGAGGTCGGAGACGTAGTGGTGGGCAGAATCACAGAG GTGCAGCAAAAGAGATGGAAGGTGGAGACCAACTCTAGGCTAGACTCTGTTCTGCTCCTATCTTCTGTCAACCTGCCTGGAGGAGAGCTG AGGAGGAGGTCGGCTGAGGACGAACTGACCATGCGGGACTATCTGCAGGAGGGAGACCTCATCAGT GCTGAAGTGCAGTCTGTGTTCTCAGATGGagcgctgtctctccacacacGCAGTCTGAAATACGGAAAG CTGGGCCAAGGGGTTCTAGTGCAGCTGTCGCCCTCCCTGATTAAGAGGCAGAAGACTCACTTCCACAACCTCCCCTGCGGAGCATCGCTCATCCTGGGGAACAACGGCTTTGTGTGGCTGTACCCCACCCCAGGACAGCAGGCGGAGGAGGCCGGGGGGTACCACACCagcctggag cctgtgtctctgtcagACCGGGAGGTCATCTCCAGGCTGAGGAACTGCCTGCTGGCTCTGGGCGCTCACATGGTGCTCCTGTATGACACCAGTGTGCTGTACTGCTACGAGTCCTCGCTGCCTCATCAG ATCAAGGACATCTTGAAACCGGAGGTTATGGAGGAGATTGTGATGGTGACGCGTCAGAAACTGGTGGAACAGGAAGgatag